One segment of Streptomyces bathyalis DNA contains the following:
- a CDS encoding phosphatidate cytidylyltransferase, which produces MNDSTWGAPPPRTGFPGAPGQGRATSGSAFQPGTGEVPAHGTGAVPQTRHMPTVSDPGGPGGGQGGSGQGGSHGSGSAGSRDGNGGGRPGPGDSDPGPAPLGGKKRAGRNLRAAIGVGVGLGAVILASLFFYKPVFLGVVVVAVVVGLWELTSRLSERKEIQAPLVPLGVGGAAMVIAGYLRGPEGAWVVMALTTLAVLAWRMTESPEEYLRDVTAAVFATFYVPFLATFVALMLAADDGPWRVLTFLLLTVVSDTGAYAVGWRFGTHKLAPNISPGKTREGLGGAIGFCMAAGALCMQFLVDGGSWWQGLLLGCAVAVTATLGDLGESMMKRDLGIKDMGTLLPGHGGIMDRLDSLLPTAPVVWLLFVAFVGGG; this is translated from the coding sequence GTGAACGACTCAACGTGGGGAGCCCCGCCGCCCCGTACCGGATTCCCGGGCGCACCCGGCCAGGGACGCGCGACGTCCGGAAGCGCCTTCCAGCCCGGCACGGGTGAAGTCCCCGCGCACGGGACCGGTGCCGTGCCGCAGACTCGGCATATGCCCACCGTGTCCGACCCGGGCGGCCCTGGCGGTGGCCAGGGCGGATCCGGTCAAGGGGGTTCCCACGGCTCCGGCTCCGCCGGCAGCCGCGACGGCAACGGTGGCGGACGGCCCGGCCCCGGCGACTCCGACCCAGGCCCGGCCCCGCTGGGCGGCAAGAAGCGGGCCGGGCGGAACCTGCGCGCAGCGATAGGAGTCGGCGTCGGCCTGGGCGCCGTCATCCTCGCCTCCCTCTTCTTCTACAAGCCCGTCTTCCTCGGCGTGGTCGTCGTCGCCGTCGTCGTCGGCCTGTGGGAGCTGACGTCGCGGCTCAGCGAGCGCAAGGAGATCCAGGCACCGCTCGTGCCGCTCGGCGTGGGCGGCGCCGCCATGGTGATCGCCGGCTATCTGCGCGGTCCCGAGGGCGCGTGGGTGGTCATGGCGCTGACCACGCTCGCAGTGCTCGCCTGGCGGATGACCGAATCGCCCGAGGAATACCTGCGGGACGTCACGGCCGCCGTGTTCGCCACGTTCTACGTACCGTTCCTGGCCACGTTCGTCGCGCTCATGCTCGCCGCCGACGACGGTCCGTGGCGGGTTCTGACGTTCCTGCTGCTGACGGTCGTCAGCGACACCGGTGCGTACGCCGTGGGCTGGCGCTTCGGCACCCACAAGCTCGCCCCGAACATCAGTCCCGGCAAGACGCGCGAAGGGCTGGGCGGAGCGATCGGCTTCTGCATGGCGGCGGGGGCGCTGTGCATGCAGTTCCTGGTCGACGGGGGTAGCTGGTGGCAGGGTCTGCTGCTCGGCTGCGCGGTGGCGGTCACCGCCACCCTGGGCGACCTGGGCGAGTCCATGATGAAGCGGGACCTCGGCATCAAGGACATGGGCACGCTGCTTCCCGGGCACGGCGGCATCATGGACCGGCTGGACTCCCTCCTCCCGACGGCCCCCGTCGTCTGGCTGCTCTTCGTCGCCTTCGTCGGCGGCGGCTGA
- the frr gene encoding ribosome recycling factor — protein MIEETLLEAEEKMEKAVVVAKEDFAAIRTGRAHPAMFNKIVAEYYGTMTPINQLASFSVPEPRMAVVTPFDKSALRNIETAIRDSDLGVNPSNDGNIIRVTFPELTEERRREFIKVAKGKAEDAKISIRSVRRKAKESFEAAIKDGDVGEDEGRRAEKELDDTTSKYQGQIDELLKHKEAELLEV, from the coding sequence GTGATCGAAGAGACCCTCCTCGAAGCCGAGGAGAAGATGGAGAAGGCGGTCGTGGTCGCCAAGGAGGACTTCGCCGCGATCCGCACCGGCCGTGCGCACCCGGCGATGTTCAACAAGATCGTGGCGGAGTACTACGGCACGATGACGCCGATCAACCAGCTGGCATCGTTCTCGGTTCCGGAGCCGCGGATGGCGGTGGTGACGCCGTTCGACAAGAGCGCGCTGCGCAACATCGAGACGGCGATCCGCGACTCCGACCTCGGCGTCAACCCGTCGAACGACGGCAATATCATCCGGGTGACGTTCCCCGAGCTGACCGAGGAGCGCCGCAGGGAGTTCATCAAGGTCGCCAAGGGCAAGGCCGAGGACGCGAAGATCTCCATCCGCAGCGTCCGCCGCAAGGCCAAGGAGTCCTTCGAGGCCGCGATCAAGGACGGCGACGTGGGTGAGGACGAGGGCCGTCGGGCGGAGAAGGAGCTCGACGACACCACCTCGAAGTACCAGGGACAGATCGACGAGCTGCTCAAGCACAAGGAAGCCGAGCTGCTCGAGGTCTGA
- the pyrH gene encoding UMP kinase, with product MSKDSDTSDTGRTSRSGRKRFLLKLSGEAFAGGGGLGVDPDIVHKMAHEIASVVRDGAELAVVIGGGNFFRGAQLQVRGMDRARSDYMGMLGTVMNCLALQDFLEKEGIDSRVQTAITMGQVAEPYIPLRAVRHLEKGRVVIFGAGMGMPYFSTDTTAAQRALEIHAEALLMGKNGVDGVYDSDPAKNPDAVKFDALEYAEVITRDLKVADATAVTLCRDNKLPILVFELLAEGNIARAVKGEKIGTLVSNQGTRG from the coding sequence ATGAGCAAGGACAGCGATACATCCGACACAGGCAGGACCAGCCGCAGCGGCCGCAAGCGTTTCCTGCTCAAGCTCTCCGGTGAGGCGTTCGCCGGCGGCGGTGGGCTCGGTGTCGATCCCGACATCGTGCACAAGATGGCCCACGAGATCGCGTCCGTCGTACGCGACGGGGCGGAGCTCGCCGTGGTCATCGGCGGCGGCAACTTCTTCCGCGGCGCCCAGTTGCAGGTGCGCGGCATGGACCGTGCGCGCTCCGACTACATGGGGATGCTCGGCACGGTCATGAACTGCCTCGCGCTGCAGGACTTCCTGGAGAAGGAAGGCATCGACTCCCGCGTCCAGACGGCGATCACCATGGGGCAGGTCGCGGAGCCGTACATTCCGTTGCGTGCGGTGCGGCACCTGGAGAAGGGCCGGGTCGTCATCTTCGGCGCCGGTATGGGCATGCCGTACTTCTCGACCGACACCACCGCCGCCCAGCGCGCCCTCGAGATCCATGCCGAGGCCCTCCTGATGGGCAAGAACGGTGTGGACGGCGTCTACGACTCGGACCCCGCGAAGAACCCGGACGCGGTGAAGTTCGACGCCCTCGAGTACGCCGAGGTCATCACGCGCGATCTGAAGGTCGCCGACGCCACGGCCGTCACGCTCTGCCGGGACAACAAACTGCCGATCCTCGTCTTCGAGTTGCTCGCGGAGGGCAATATCGCGCGAGCGGTGAAGGGTGAGAAGATCGGCACCCTGGTGAGCAACCAGGGCACGAGAGGCTGA
- the tsf gene encoding translation elongation factor Ts — MANYTAADVKKLRELTGAGMMDCKKALEESEGDVDKAVEVLRVKGQKGVAKRESRTASNGALVSRIADDKSSGVLVELKCETDFVAKGEKFLAVADAIAGHVAATSPADTPTLLASEIEPGKTVQAYVDEANANLGEKIVLDRFASYSGAFVASYLHRTSPDLPPQVGVLVELDKENAEVAKDVAQHIAAFAPKFLTREEIPAETVENERRIAEETAREEGKPEQALPKIVEGRVTGFFKENTLLDQPFAKDNKKSVQKVLEEAGVTLKHFARFRVGA; from the coding sequence ATGGCGAACTACACCGCCGCCGACGTCAAGAAGCTCCGTGAGCTCACGGGCGCCGGCATGATGGACTGCAAGAAGGCCCTCGAGGAGTCCGAGGGTGACGTCGACAAGGCCGTAGAGGTCCTGCGCGTCAAGGGCCAGAAGGGCGTGGCCAAGCGCGAGAGCCGCACCGCATCGAACGGTGCGCTGGTCTCCCGCATCGCCGACGACAAGAGCTCCGGCGTGCTCGTCGAGCTCAAGTGCGAGACCGACTTCGTCGCGAAGGGCGAGAAGTTCCTCGCTGTCGCCGACGCCATCGCCGGGCACGTCGCCGCCACTTCACCCGCCGACACCCCGACGCTGCTCGCCTCGGAGATCGAGCCGGGCAAGACCGTCCAGGCGTACGTGGACGAGGCCAACGCCAACCTCGGCGAGAAGATCGTCCTGGACCGCTTCGCCTCGTACTCCGGCGCCTTCGTCGCCTCCTACCTGCACCGCACGAGCCCGGACCTGCCTCCGCAGGTCGGCGTGCTCGTCGAGCTGGACAAGGAGAACGCGGAGGTCGCCAAGGACGTCGCGCAGCACATCGCCGCCTTCGCGCCGAAGTTCCTCACCCGCGAGGAGATCCCGGCCGAGACCGTCGAGAACGAGCGCCGCATCGCCGAGGAGACCGCTCGCGAGGAGGGCAAGCCCGAGCAGGCGCTGCCCAAGATCGTCGAGGGTCGCGTCACGGGCTTCTTCAAGGAGAACACCCTGCTCGACCAGCCCTTCGCCAAGGACAACAAGAAGAGCGTCCAGAAGGTCCTGGAAGAGGCCGGCGTCACGCTGAAGCACTTCGCGCGTTTCCGCGTCGGCGCCTGA
- the rpsB gene encoding 30S ribosomal protein S2 — MAVVTMRELLESGVHFGHQTRRWNPKMKRFIFTERNGIYIIDLLQSLSYIDRAYEFVKETVAHGGSIMFVGTKKQAQEAIAEQATRVGMPYVNQRWLGGMLTNFSTVYKRLQRLKELEQIDFEDVAASGLTKKELLVLSREKAKLEKTLGGIREMQKVPSAVWIVDTKKEHIAVGEARKLNIPVVAILDTNCDPDEVDYKIPGNDDAIRSVTLLTRVIADAAAEGLIARSGAAEAAKSGDKAAEPLAEWERELLEGEKSEDAGKAEAKEGEKAAEPKEDEKAAEAKAEEKPSDASESKTAENA; from the coding sequence ATGGCCGTCGTCACGATGCGGGAGCTGCTGGAGAGCGGCGTCCACTTCGGGCACCAGACCCGCCGCTGGAACCCGAAGATGAAGCGCTTCATCTTCACCGAGCGCAACGGCATTTACATCATCGACCTGCTCCAGTCGCTGTCGTACATCGACCGCGCCTACGAGTTCGTCAAGGAGACCGTCGCGCACGGCGGCTCCATCATGTTCGTCGGCACCAAGAAGCAGGCCCAGGAGGCCATCGCCGAGCAGGCCACGCGCGTGGGCATGCCCTACGTCAACCAGCGCTGGCTCGGCGGCATGCTGACCAACTTCTCGACCGTCTACAAGCGCCTCCAGCGGCTGAAGGAGCTGGAGCAGATCGACTTCGAGGATGTGGCCGCCTCCGGCCTCACCAAGAAGGAGCTGCTCGTCCTCTCCCGCGAGAAGGCGAAGCTGGAGAAGACCCTCGGCGGTATCCGCGAGATGCAGAAGGTGCCCAGCGCCGTCTGGATCGTGGACACCAAGAAGGAGCACATCGCGGTAGGCGAGGCGCGGAAGCTCAACATCCCCGTCGTCGCGATCCTGGACACCAACTGCGATCCGGACGAGGTCGACTACAAGATCCCGGGCAACGACGACGCGATCCGCTCCGTCACGCTTCTCACCCGCGTGATCGCCGACGCCGCCGCCGAGGGCCTCATCGCCCGCTCCGGCGCCGCCGAGGCGGCCAAGAGCGGCGACAAGGCCGCCGAGCCGCTCGCCGAGTGGGAGCGTGAGCTCCTGGAGGGCGAGAAGAGCGAGGACGCGGGCAAGGCCGAGGCCAAGGAAGGCGAGAAGGCCGCCGAGCCCAAGGAAGACGAGAAGGCTGCCGAGGCCAAGGCCGAGGAGAAGCCGTCCGACGCCTCCGAGTCGAAGACCGCCGAGAACGCCTGA
- a CDS encoding murein hydrolase activator EnvC family protein: protein MVLGVAGVLRETVRLVACTALCAAFALVVGGVRSARAHAEEGRERPSMTTAGMRDAAARGADGSGGRAWPVEGRAGVPRVVRRWKPPPKPWAAGHRGVDLAAPRGSPVRAVAAGRVSFAGKVAGRGVVSVELSGTGRPPLRMTYEPVRPSVHKGERVRSGQTVGRVAAGPFHCDLGCLHWGARRGERYLDPLSLLRGGPSRLLPVFGVPLPGHAGRAAVTGGTTGTDSATGAKGETGSEMGTNADTNPGADAGTARRDRTTDGGHTQGVGRTAATVPAATAESGPALGAISLAAMLGCGAYWARGRLVHGNRSDRSGRCSHGRPASTERRGKAGRARHEFRGRPPPGVSGGRR, encoded by the coding sequence ATGGTGCTGGGGGTAGCGGGTGTGCTCCGCGAGACGGTGCGCCTGGTGGCTTGCACGGCGCTCTGCGCGGCCTTCGCGCTGGTCGTCGGCGGGGTACGGAGCGCGCGGGCGCATGCGGAGGAAGGGAGGGAGAGGCCCTCCATGACGACCGCAGGCATGCGGGATGCGGCCGCGCGGGGTGCGGACGGTTCCGGCGGCAGGGCGTGGCCCGTGGAGGGACGTGCCGGGGTCCCCCGGGTCGTCCGGCGCTGGAAGCCGCCCCCGAAGCCCTGGGCCGCCGGTCATCGCGGCGTCGATCTCGCGGCTCCCCGAGGCAGCCCGGTGCGGGCGGTCGCAGCGGGACGGGTCTCGTTCGCGGGCAAGGTCGCCGGGCGCGGGGTGGTCTCGGTCGAGCTGTCCGGCACGGGGCGCCCACCGCTGCGCATGACGTACGAGCCTGTGCGGCCTTCCGTCCACAAGGGCGAGCGCGTGCGGTCCGGCCAGACCGTCGGCAGGGTGGCAGCCGGCCCGTTCCACTGCGACCTGGGTTGTTTGCACTGGGGCGCACGACGCGGTGAGCGCTACCTCGACCCGCTGTCGCTCCTGCGCGGCGGGCCGTCGAGGCTGCTTCCGGTCTTCGGGGTGCCGCTTCCCGGTCACGCCGGTCGTGCCGCCGTCACCGGAGGCACCACAGGCACAGACTCCGCCACGGGCGCGAAGGGAGAAACGGGATCGGAGATGGGGACGAACGCGGATACGAACCCGGGAGCGGACGCAGGCACTGCGAGGCGGGACAGGACGACGGATGGGGGGCACACACAGGGGGTGGGCCGCACAGCGGCGACGGTTCCGGCCGCCACCGCCGAGAGCGGTCCGGCGCTCGGCGCGATATCACTCGCCGCGATGCTCGGTTGCGGGGCCTACTGGGCGCGAGGGCGTCTGGTGCACGGGAACCGGTCTGACCGGAGTGGACGGTGCTCGCACGGGCGCCCTGCTTCGACAGAGCGCCGGGGAAAGGCGGGCCGTGCGAGGCACGAGTTCCGGGGGCGCCCGCCGCCGGGTGTCAGCGGCGGACGCCGCTGA
- a CDS encoding TetR/AcrR family transcriptional regulator translates to MAEHRTMQRSALLDAARALLSEGGTDALTFPALAQRTGLARSSVYEYFRSRGAVVEELCAVDFPLWAAEVEAAMAEAESPESKIEAYVRQQLALVGDRRHRAVVAISAGELDAGAREKIRAAHGGLVAMVVEALAELGHDQPRLAAMLLQGVVDAAVRRTELGAAESPEEITEAAVSMALSGVRR, encoded by the coding sequence GTGGCCGAGCACCGGACCATGCAGCGCTCCGCCCTTCTCGACGCTGCCCGTGCACTGCTGTCCGAAGGCGGCACCGACGCTTTGACCTTCCCGGCCCTCGCGCAGCGCACGGGGCTCGCGCGCTCCTCGGTCTACGAGTACTTCCGGTCCCGCGGCGCTGTCGTCGAGGAACTCTGCGCCGTGGACTTCCCTTTGTGGGCGGCCGAGGTCGAAGCGGCGATGGCCGAAGCCGAATCGCCGGAGTCGAAGATCGAAGCCTACGTACGGCAGCAGCTGGCGCTGGTCGGGGACAGGCGGCACCGGGCCGTCGTCGCGATCTCCGCCGGTGAACTGGACGCCGGAGCACGCGAGAAGATCCGCGCCGCCCACGGAGGGCTCGTAGCCATGGTCGTCGAGGCACTCGCGGAGCTGGGCCACGACCAGCCGCGCCTGGCGGCGATGCTGCTCCAAGGTGTCGTCGACGCGGCGGTACGGCGTACCGAACTCGGCGCCGCGGAGAGCCCGGAAGAGATCACGGAAGCTGCTGTCTCGATGGCCCTCAGCGGCGTCCGCCGCTGA
- the whiG gene encoding RNA polymerase sigma factor WhiG — protein sequence MPQHTPGPEPAGTATEAPAGTENPGLGAGHSALDELWRSYKATGDERLREQLILHYSPLVKYVAGRVSVGLPSNVEQADFVSSGIFGLIDAIEKFDPERSIKFETYAITRIRGAMIDELRALDWIPRSVRQKARAVERAYATLEATLRRSPSESEVAAEMGIPLEELHGVFSQLSLANVVALEELLHVGGEGGDRLSLMDTLEDTAADNPVEVAEDRELRRLLARAINTLPDREKTVVTLYYYEGLTLAEIGQVLGVTESRVSQIHTKSVLQLRAKLADVGR from the coding sequence ATGCCCCAGCACACCCCCGGGCCTGAACCCGCCGGCACCGCCACAGAGGCACCGGCCGGCACCGAGAATCCCGGACTCGGTGCCGGTCACAGTGCCCTCGACGAGCTGTGGCGGTCGTACAAGGCCACGGGCGACGAGCGGCTGCGGGAACAGCTGATCCTGCACTACTCGCCACTCGTCAAGTACGTCGCCGGTCGGGTCAGCGTCGGGCTGCCCTCCAACGTGGAGCAGGCCGACTTCGTCTCCTCCGGGATCTTCGGACTCATCGATGCCATCGAGAAATTCGACCCCGAGCGTTCCATCAAGTTCGAGACGTACGCGATCACACGCATCCGCGGAGCGATGATCGACGAACTGCGGGCCCTGGACTGGATCCCCCGGTCCGTGCGGCAGAAGGCACGGGCAGTCGAGCGTGCCTACGCCACGCTGGAAGCGACGCTGCGGCGCAGCCCCTCCGAATCGGAGGTCGCGGCGGAGATGGGCATCCCTCTTGAGGAACTGCACGGCGTGTTCAGCCAGTTGTCCCTCGCCAACGTCGTGGCGCTGGAGGAACTGCTGCACGTAGGGGGAGAGGGCGGTGACCGGCTCAGCCTCATGGACACCCTGGAGGACACGGCCGCCGACAACCCTGTCGAGGTGGCGGAGGACCGCGAGTTGCGGCGCCTGCTGGCCCGCGCCATCAACACCCTCCCGGACAGGGAGAAGACCGTGGTGACCCTCTACTACTACGAGGGACTGACGCTGGCGGAGATCGGCCAGGTCCTGGGCGTCACCGAGAGCCGCGTGAGCCAGATCCACACCAAGTCGGTCCTTCAGCTTCGGGCAAAGCTGGCCGACGTCGGTCGCTGA